Proteins encoded in a region of the Trypanosoma brucei gambiense DAL972 chromosome 11, complete sequence genome:
- a CDS encoding ATP-dependent DEAD/H RNA helicase, putative codes for MGIKGRRKRQREREAKAANGKAGWDNEYVEEGEEEVDSGADDVMVMGSGPFRPPVGPHGKLLIKKTELYNMQDTEYLDRLAEEHANRRTTHLRKTRSREGQKDTASETDKLLLHHFDNEEDFQTLFNTRGAKAGTRLSNITEVLDDEAGVRRVRKKVETGARFNHPLIGVNENVVQALQQEGFCRMTLIQERVIPYALQGYDLLGQAQTGSGKTLAFCVPVLHSIIGLVSKRPNVTYSLMLSPTKELCVQTHDVLRGICQHISSDIAAFSVHLITGGTKVSEERRQLNSGVSIVVGTPGRIHDHVQHCSGWDLSRLRALVLDEADRMLADGFQRSLDAIVQRLPRSRQTYLFSATNSKSIGELARLSLSRKPLFITTTGSAPIPVQLGTEAFDSAVAAGCVDAASATFPPYCSYDDPDVDDQLKRGRASDTGGNEAGGDIKPIPDTLRQFCHITPVHERLLCLYAFVKRAARTSKAMVFCSTVASTIFHFQMLGSVGFHNEVIMLHGQMKHRQRVAAFQAFNEWTTGVLLCTDVAARGLDIPDVEWILQYDPPLDPTEYVHRIGRTARAGNVGNALLFLTPEEAGFVRYLSKFGISLEKYPMPAKLPPIQMKLEHVLQLDPIVAKSSVSAFRAHVGAYQSHLLQNIFNVHRLDLEGLARSFALSAVPSVSLPSSSAEEKQQEYVKGKLKSLNKRRMEAKRYYEAQKTKKQWTEDGQFVGMAFPKS; via the coding sequence ATGGGCATCAAGGGTCGTAGGAAGCGCCAACGGGAGCGAGAGGCAAAAGCTGCCAATGGCAAGGCAGGATGGGACAACGAGTACGTggaagaaggggaggaagaagTCGACTCCGGCGCCGATGATGTAATGGTGATGGGAAGTGGCCCGTTTCGCCCACCGGTAGGTCCTCACGGTAAGTTGcttattaaaaaaacagaatTGTACAACATGCAAGACACGGAGTATCTCGACCGCCTCGCAGAAGAACACGCCAATCGCCGCACAACACATCTTCGAAAAACAAGGAGCAGGGAAGGACAGAAAGACACTGCTTCTGAAACGGATAAGTTGCTGTTGCATCATTTTGACAATGAAGAGGATTTCCAGACCCTTTTCAACACTAGAGGTGCGAAGGCAGGTACGAGACTTAGCAACATCACTGAAGTTTTGGATGATGAAGCCGGAGTTCGTAGGGTACGAAAGAAGGTTGAGACTGGTGCACGATTTAACCACCCGCTTATTGGGGTTAATGAAAACGTTGTTCAAGCACTTCAGCAGGAGGGATTTTGCCGAATGACACTCATTCAGGAGCGAGTTATACCCTATGCCCTTCAGGGCTACGATCTCCTCGGTCAGGCGCAGACTGGTTCAGGGAAAACACTAGCCTTCTGTGTGCCGGTGCTTCATTCCATCATCGGTCTCGTAAGTAAGCGGCCGAATGTCACGTACAGTTTAATGCTTTCCCCCACCAAAGAGCTGTGCGTACAAACACATGATGTGCTGAGGGGGATATGTCAACACATTTCTAGTGATATTGCTGCGTTTTCCGTACACCTCATTACTGGGGGTACAAAAGTGTCAGAGGAACGGCGGCAACTTAACTCAGGCGTTTCCATAGTGGTTGGAACGCCGGGACGTATACATGACCATGTTCAGCATTGCTCGGGGTGGGATCTCTCCCGGCTACGCGCTCTCGTTCTGGACGAAGCAGACCGAATGCTGGCCGACGGTTTTCAGAGAAGCCTTGATGCCATTGTTCAGCGGCTGCCGCGCTCCCGTCAGACGTATTTGTTTTCAGCAACTAACTCGAAGTCTATTGGGGAGTTGGCCCGGCTTTCGCTTTCTCGCAAGCCACTCTTCATCACGACAACAGGCAGTGCCCCGATTCCGGTACAATTAGGTACCGAAGCTTTTGATTCTGCGGTAGCTGCGGGTTGTGTTGATGCTGCATCTGCCACCTTTCCACCGTACTGCTCTTATGATGATCCGGATGTTGATGACCAGCTTAAAAGAGGGCGAGCGTCAGACACTGGTGGCAATGAGGCGGGAGGTGACATCAAACCCATTCCGGACACTCTTCGACAGTTCTGCCACATTACCCCTGTGCATGAACGCTTACTCTGCTTGTACGCGTTTGTCAAGCGCGCTGCCCGCACATCGAAGGCGATGGTGTTCTGCTCTACGGTGGCCAGCACTATATTTCACTTTCAAATGTTGGGATCCGTTGGGTTCCATAATGAAGTGATCATGCTGCATGGACAAATGAAGCACCGCCAGCGCGTGGCGGCATTTCAAGCGTTCAATGAATGGACAACCGGCGTGCTGCTTTGTACCGACGTTGCCGCTCGCGGTTTAGATATTCCGGATGTGGAGTGGATTCTGCAGTACGATCCCCCTCTTGACCCCACAGAATACGTGCATCGCATTGGGCGCACAGCTCGCGCTGGTAATGTCGGTAATGCGTTACTGTTTCTGACTCCTGAGGAGGCGGGCTTTGTGCGTTACCTCTCAAAGTTTGGTATTTCACTTGAAAAGTACCCAATGCCAGCCAAGCTCCCCCCCATCCAGATGAAGTTGGAACACGTACTGCAGTTGGATCCCATCGTGGCGAAGAGTTCCGTAAGTGCGTTCCGAGCTCACGTGGGCGCATACCAGAGTCACCTCCTTCAAAACATATTCAACGTTCACCGGCTAGACTTGGAGGGACTGGCGCGGAGCTTTGCCCTATCAGCGGTGCCGAGTGTCTCACTCCCAAGCAGCTCCGCGGAAGAGAAGCAGCAGGAGTATGTTAAGGGGAAGTTAAAGTCCCTGAACAAGCGTCGGATGGAGGCGAAGAGGTACTACGAggcacagaaaacaaaaaaacagtggaCAGAAGATGGGCAATTTGTTGGAATGGCTTTTCCGAAGTCTTAA
- a CDS encoding U5 small nuclear ribonucleoprotein component,putative, with the protein MNFGYDEEGNRVPSDQSGCGDSTSREYDGTHEVRSTSDDNDNDSSGSAGSGTESNRGSDGSDSVEHERRRHDDDTTSGSSGDFGDDVELVIGEVANQSIDEPLVAGRDVASSTMKSRRDAAGGKFLLEDRLVHPLLIGEVVSKEPSTRDFLDLLRGVPSRQRIVAVAGHLHHGKTSLLSLLLGGRAYRQREDEVERGISVKSSVVTEIVAGAHYEQTSHLMTFVDTPGHPDFAAETAAALRLADAVLFCVDAAESLTSNGARLLRQVVLQEGIPIVLVITKIDRLIMDLKLPPLDAYRKLRMVVDAVNNEISSFGSGCSPFLVSPLNGTVCFASSNIGCFFTTETFALKYSSKYPSVDAIALSQQLWGQVTFEEGRFVRITNFRQKPSFVTLVLEPLYKVVAHSLTGKGSQVLSNKLNPLPRGPISAVREAVQLFCGDPALEGIDALLNVLPATDKRSAWLKTQYRLNVEEEDSAAAIAPIIRSQNNGEENFAVVRVLHGVLKRGVKVVVVDEHSSDAEPFYTFTVKELLLKMLDGFVDVDCAYAGQVVLVTGFDTRAGSHLVMVGGVAATSLLWEEENTIDSARESGASWLDEVRVLPLKCGKPFVHVGVELKNPAKANQLQQSLQILIRTTPGLDAHKEETGEFTISGYGELHLDTALHELRCALCKGVKLGISPPFVSFSETVLEKDGALAVTSSNWAHIGFTAGSLPTKLTEQIENEQINLFPSPGTDSVVKLWTTLRQHDMDALDARNIIATGPHTTKGPSVLINDTLDEEHEEFERLTEQRLQAITAGFRSAVAAGPLIGDVVRGAALRLIFADLEPDARDAAIMAGARTAAKQALLGAHPQLLEPVLKVDIMCPPGSVEKIAEVLQMRRGSIVSEEPIAATTFVCVRALVPAIDSFGLETQLRVVTLGEALPLFAFDSWDTVPGDPFDTTVHIGPLQPARGYQLARDFTLKTRFRKGLPPLLAEFQM; encoded by the coding sequence ATGAACTTTGGTTATGATGAAGAGGGGAACAGAGTCCCCAGTGACCAAAGTGGGTGTGGCGACAGCACCAGCAGGGAGTACGACGGCACCCATGAAGTGAGATCTACTAGCGACGACAACGATAACGATTCTTCAGGGTCAGCCGGGAGCGGTACAGAAAGTAACAGAGGCAGTGATGGTAGCGACTCTGTAGAACACGAGCGGCGAAGGCACGACGACGACACGACGAGTGGGTCAAGTGGTGACTTTGGCGACGATGTTGAGCTTGTCATTGGAGAAGTTGCCAACCAGTCAATCGATGAGCCTTTGGTGGCTGGTCGTGACGTTGCATCATCAACCATGAAAAGTCGCAGGGATGCTGCCGGAGGAAAGTTTTTGTTGGAAGATCGTCTGGTACATCCTCTTCTAATTGGGGAGGTGGTGTCGAAAGAGCCGTCGACGCGGGACTTCTTGGATCTCCTGCGAGGCGTCCCTTCACGACAGCGTATCGTTGCGGTTGCGGGGCACTTGCACCACGGAAAAACTTCACTCTTGTCACTGCTTCTAGGCGGTCGTGCCTACAGGCAGCGAGAGGACGAGGTTGAGCGAGGCATATCCGTGAAGAGCAGCGTCGTGACGGAGATTGTCGCGGGTGCACATTATGAACAGACCTCACATCTAATGACGTTCGTCGACACTCCCGGTCACCCCGATTTTGCGGCGGAAACAGCAGCCGCGCTACGTCTAGCGGACGCTGTGCTTTTTTGCGTTGACGCCGCTGAGTCGCTCACAAGTAACGGCGCTCGGCTCCTGCGCCAGGTTGTATTGCAGGAAGGAATACCAATTGTGCTTGTTATAACGAAAATTGATCGCCTTATAATGGATTTGAAGCTCCCTCCGCTCGATGCGTATCGAAAGTTGCGCATGGTGGTGGATGCGGTAAACAATGAAATTTCTAGTTTTGGAAGTGGATGCTCTCCCTTCTTGGTGTCGCCGCTGAACGGCACTGTTTGTTTCGCTTCCTCCAACATCGGATGTTTTTTCACCACGGAGACGTTTGCGCTGAAGTACAGCAGCAAGTACCCATCCGTGGATGCGATCGCTTTATCGCAGCAATTGTGGGGGCAAGTGACTTTTGAGGAGGGAAGGTTCGTTCGCATTACAAACTTCCGCCAGAAACCTTCCTTTGTTACACTTGTGCTTGAGCCTCTGTACAAGGTTGTTGCTCATTCACTTACTGGAAAAGGCTCGCAGGtactcagcaataagcttaatCCACTGCCGCGAGGGCCCATCAGCGCTGTACGCGAGGCAGTGCAACTTTTCTGCGGTGACCCCGCGTTGGAGGGTATTGATGCGCTTCTAAACGTATTGCCCGCAACTGACAAACGCTCAGCGTGGCTGAAGACGCAGTACCGGCTGAATGTAGAGGAAGAAGACTCAGCAGCAGCCATCGCACCGATAATACGATCTCAAAATAATGGTGAGGAGAACTTTGCCGTTGTTCGTGTACTGCACGGCGTACTGAAACGTGGGGTAAAGGTGGTTGTGGTGGATGAGCATTCCAGTGATGCTGAGCCTTTTTATACGTTTACGGTAAAGGAGTTGTTGCTGAAAATGTTGGACGGATTTGTCGATGTGGATTGCGCGTACGCAGGCCAGGTTGTTCTCGTCACCGGCTTTGATACACGAGCAGGAAGTCACCTTGTGATGGTCGGCGGAGTCGCTGCCACGAGTTTGTtatgggaagaggaaaacactATAGACTCCGCCAGAGAGTCTGGCGCTTCGTGGCTCGATGAAGTGAGAGTACTACCCCTTAAGTGCGGAAAACCATTTGTGCATGTTGGAGTTGAACTGAAAAATCcagcaaaagcaaaccaGTTACAGCAAAGTCTTCAAATATTGATTCGCACAACACCTGGCCTAGACGCGCACAAAGAGGAAACGGGGGAGTTCACCATTAGTGGCTATGGGGAGTTGCACCTCGACACTGCTCTACACGAGTTGCGGTGTGCCTTGTGCAAAGGGGTGAAACTTGGCATATCTCCgccatttgtttccttttcggaGACTGTGTTAGAAAAGGATGGTGCTTTAGCTGTCACTTCGTCAAACTGGGCACATATTGGTTTTACGGCCGGCTCGCTCCCAACCAAACTGACTGAACAAATCGAAAATGAGCAAATCAATCTGTTTCCTTCGCCCGGTACCGACAGTGTTGTTAAGCTATGGACGACGTTACGGCAACACGACATGGACGCTCTTGACGCGCGGAACATAATAGCGACAGGCCCACACACAACGAAAGGGCCGAGTGTGCTCATTAACGATACGCTTGACGAGGAGCACGAGGAGTTCGAACGACTCACAGAGCAGCGGTTGCAAGCCATTACCGCTGGGTTCCGCTCTGCAGTGGCAGCGGGGCCGCTGATCGGCGACGTCGTTCGCGGAGCGGCACTGCGCCTCATTTTCGCAGACCTGGAGCCTGATGCCAGAGACGCGGCGATTATGGCTGGTGCGAGAACCGCAGCTAAACAGGCGCTACTCGGTGCGCATCCGCAGCTTCTTGAGCCAGTGCTAAAGGTTGACATTATGTGCCCCCCAGGGTCTGTGGAAAAAATTGCAGAGGTACTGCAAATGCGTCGCGGGAGTATTGTATCGGAGGAACCCATAGCAGCAACTACATTTGTGTGCGTCCGGGCGTTAGTACCGGCAATCGACAGCTTCGGCCTGGAAACACAGCTGCGAGTGGTGACGCTTGGCGAGGCACTTCCACTCTTCGCGTTCGACAGCTGGGACACAGTTCCAGGGGACCCGTTTGACACAACGGTACACATTGGGCCCTTGCAACCGGCGCGGGGGTACCAGCTGGCACGTGATTTCACGTTGAAAACACGCTTCCGCAAGGGATTACCACCACTTCTCGCAGAGTTCCAGATGTGA
- a CDS encoding T. brucei spp.-specific protein gives MSFKDAQLIENTSDIEGSRRTIEARIGNSLRDAQYKLTSSAAHDLPEAMADIYMALTSLTAYLSLPNGSPKAAATANRIAKLWRTIIYYYKHREGLAPESTAGSSAPSETDAMDHTLSPHTMQQGFTTYKETDVNLEHLREEFHKTKCERDSTVKELESVRQKLQNYEENSQLTAILQNEHERIQQENSALKAALHEHERKLQRSTTQLQQSQLALQEKEIEMTKTKEEYERSLREIKIKENNIDKEEQAALRENIKILHQTLRDMIQNTEAAEVKQGTLTLADIQTSHQEQIIAMKLTLAAQSEREQELSNIIKTKEQQHHKHIENLNTKTQNEQKKYKEKLSTLEIAMEEQRVRYTHEVESLRTELQNERERVQASEKVAQENHEGMEKLHREQLSTLEIAMEEQRVRYTHEVESLRTELQNERERVQASEKVAQENHEGMEKLHREQLSTLEIAMEEQRVRYTHEVESLRTELQNERERVQASEKVAQENHEGMEKLHREQLSTLEIAMEEQRVRYTHEVESLRTELQNERERVQASEKVAQENHEGMEKLHREQLSTLEIAMEEQRVRYTHEVESLRTELQNERERVQASEKVAQENHEGMEKLHREQLSTLEIAMEEQRVRYTHEVESLRTELQNERERVQASEKVAQENHEGMEKLHREQLSTLEIAMEEQRVRYTHEVESLRTELQNERERVQASEKVAQENHEGMEKLHREQLLALEIAMEEQRVRYTHEVESLRTELQNERERVQASEKVAQENHEGMEKLHREQLSTLEIAIEEQRVRYTHEVESLRTELQNERERVQASEKVAQENHEGMEKLHREQLSTLEIAIEEQRVRYTHEVESLRTELQNERERVQASEKVAQENHEGMEKLHREQLSTLEIAMEEQRVRYTHEVESLRTELQNERERVQASEKVAQENHEGMEKLHREQLSTLEIAIEEQRVRYTHEVESLRTELQNERERVQASEKVAQENHEGMEKLHREQLSTLEIAMEEQRVRYTHEVESLRTELQNERERVQASEKVAQENHEGMEKLHREQLSTLEIAMEEQRVRYTHEVESLRTELQNERERVQASEKVAQENHEGMEKLHREQLLALEIAIEEQRVRYTHEVESLRTELQNERERVQASEMCVTRLVDIGKEQYCCEVGVDVVDMSRRLFLDDMKISFCSGEEQLVNPVFSQFSCSDRGVFSLGGCPAVSSFRRGSVAKQLRVGVRNVLDKLRSFEFDVSDAVVLSKQRMLFIQNVTKKLGIVPGSKLSVDDKFYSPVTSKSKCSAPESPFSFGPLKALCDVVGVGLQRAISFTAVWDEESRRLVEVVEALRHNILVVASLCSWYSQRFDAWGKLTGFTVAKLAVALQKLQYCLLRSLPLNVCDAPIFEACFLLVNDSRKTLCGIGQKLTATADTPLSSSCSVDGGAGIASSVLLSKYRKQQEVRPPVTLDAATLPQLPFLLSCRDGEDVSTPIKSRDNATVNGRSDEKFDGYTNPFGVTPSGCGAKFGPVEEGTTVEAAAEGRQGPFKKKQRRELRLKFIG, from the coding sequence atgagttTCAAGGACGCTCAGTTAATAGAAAACACGAGCGATATCGAAGGCAGTCGAAGGACTATAGAAGCGCGAATTGGAAATTCGCTTAGGGATGCACAGTACAAACTCACAAGCAGCGCTGCGCATGACTTACCAGAAGCCATGGCCGATATTTACATGGCGCTGACATCACTGACAGCGTACCTTTCGTTACCTAACGGCTCACCCAAAGCAGCTGCAACGGCAAACCGCATCGCTAAGCTGTGGCGTACCATAATTTATTATTACAAGCACCGAGAGGGACTTGCTCCAGAGAGCACCGCTGGCAGCTCAGCACCTAGCGAGACAGACGCAATGGATCACACGCTTTCTCCGCACACAATGCAGCAGGGTTTTACTACTTATAAAGAAACAGATGTTAACCTTGAACACTTGCGAGAAGAATTCCACAAAACGAAGTGTGAGCGCGATAGCACGGTAAAGGAACTAGAAAGCGTCCGACAAAAGCTTCAAAACTATGAAGAAAATTCACAACTAACGGCAATCCTGCAAAATGAACACGAAAGAATACAACAGGAAAATAGTGCATTAAAGGCAGCACTACACGAACATGAAAGGAAACTTCAACGATCCACAACACAGCTACAACAATCTCAACTCGCactacaagaaaaagaaatagaaatgACAAAAACCAAAGAAGAGTACGAACGAAGTTTAcgtgaaataaaaataaaagaaaataatatagACAAAGAAGAACAGGCAGCTTTACGAGAAAACATAAAGATACTGCATCAAACACTAAGAGACATGATACAAAATACGGAAGCCGCAGAAGTCAAACAAGGCACTCTAACTCTCGCAGATATTCAAACAAGCCACCAAGAACAAATAATAGCAATGAAACTAACATTAGCGGCACAGAGCGAAAGGGAACAGGAACTTTCAAACATCATTAAGACAAAagagcagcaacaccatAAACACATTGAAAACTTAAATacgaaaacacaaaatgaacaaaaaaaatataaagaaaaactttcaactcttgaaatagctatggaggaacagcgtgttcgatacacccatgaggtggaatcacttcgtactgaattacaaaatgagcgtgaacgtgtacaggcgtctgagaaagttgcacaagagaaccatgaaggtatggagaaattgcatcgggaacaactttcaactcttgaaatagctatggaggaacagcgtgttcgatacacccatgaggtggaatcacttcgtactgaattacaaaatgagcgtgaacgtgtacaggcgtctgagaaagttgcacaagagaaccatgaaggtatggagaaattgcatcgggaacaactttcaactcttgaaatagctatggaggaacagcgtgttcgatacacccatgaggtggaatcacttcgtactgaattacaaaatgagcgtgaacgtgtacaggcgtctgagaaagttgcacaagagaaccatgaaggtatggagaaattgcatcgggaacaactttcaactcttgaaatagctatggaggaacagcgtgttcgatacacccatgaggtggaatcacttcgtactgaattacaaaatgagcgtgaacgtgtacaggcgtctgagaaagttgcacaagagaaccatgaaggtatggagaaattgcatcgggaacaactttcaactcttgaaatagctatggaggaacagcgtgttcgatacacccatgaggtggaatcacttcgtactgaattacaaaatgagcgtgaacgtgtacaggcgtctgagaaagttgcacaagagaaccatgaaggtatggagaaattgcatcgggaacaactttcaactcttgaaatagctatggaggaacagcgtgttcgatacacccatgaggtggaatcacttcgtactgaattacaaaatgagcgtgaacgtgtacaggcgtctgagaaagttgcacaagagaaccatgaaggtatggagaaattgcatcgggaacaactttcaactcttgaaatagctatggaggaacagcgtgttcgatacacccatgaggtggaatcacttcgtactgaattacaaaatgagcgtgaacgtgtacaggcgtctgagaaagttgcacaagagaaccatgaaggtatggagaaattgcatcgggaacaacttttagctcttgaaatagctatggaggaacagcgtgttcgatacacccatgaggtggaatcacttcgtactgaattacaaaatgagcgtgaacgtgtacaggcgtctgagaaagttgcacaagagaaccatgaaggtatggagaaattgcatcgggaacaactttcaactcttgaaatagctatagaggaacagcgtgttcgatacacccatgaggtggaatcacttcgtactgaattacaaaatgagcgtgaacgtgtacaggcgtctgagaaagttgcacaagagaaccatgaaggtatggagaaattgcatcgggaacaactttcaactcttgaaatagctatagaggaacagcgtgttcgatacacccatgaggtggaatcacttcgtactgaattacaaaatgagcgtgaacgtgtacaggcgtctgagaaagttgcacaagagaaccatgaaggtatggagaaattgcatcgggaacaactttcaactcttgaaatagctatggaggaacagcgtgttcgatacacccatgaggtggaatcacttcgtactgaattacaaaatgagcgtgaacgtgtacaggcgtctgagaaagttgcacaagagaaccatgaaggtatggagaaattgcatcgggaacaactttcaactcttgaaatagctatagaggaacagcgtgttcgatacacccatgaggtggaatcacttcgtactgaattacaaaatgagcgtgaacgtgtacaggcgtctgagaaagttgcacaagagaaccatgaaggtatggagaaattgcatcgggaacaactttcaactcttgaaatagctatggaggaacagcgtgttcgatacacccatgaggtggaatcacttcgtactgaattacaaaatgagcgtgaacgtgtacaggcgtctgagaaagttgcacaagagaaccatgaaggtatggagaaattgcatcgggaacaactttcaactcttgaaatagctatggaggaacagcgtgttcgatacacccatgaggtggaatcacttcgtactgaattacaaaatgagcgtgaacgtgtacaggcgtctgagaaagttgcacaagagaaccatgaaggtatggagaaattgcatcgggaacaacttttagctcttgaaatagctatagaggaacagcgtgttcgatacacccatgaggtggaatcacttcgtactgaattacaaaatgagcgtgaacgtgtacaggcgtctgaAATGTGCGTAACGCGTTTGGTGGATATAGGGAAGGAACAGTACTGTTGCGAAGttggtgttgatgttgttgataTGTCTCGTCGTTTATTTTTGGATGACATGAAAATATCCTTTTGTTCGGGTGAAGAACAGTTGGTGAATCCTGTTTTTAGTCAGTTTTCTTGTTCTGATCGTGGCGTTTTCTCTTTGGGTGGTTGCCCTGCTGTGTCGTCTTTTCGTCGTGGTTCTGTTGCGAAGCAGCTGCGTGTTGGTGTTCGTAACGTGCTTGACAAGTTGCGTTCGTTTGAATTTGACGTATCGGATGCTGTTGTGCTTTCTAAGCAGCGTATGTTGTTTATCCAGAATGTTACAAAAAAGTTAGGTATTGTTCCAGGTTCGAAATTATCTGTTGATGATAAATTTTATTCTCCCGTGACATCGAAATCTAAATGCTCTGCGCCCGAGTCGCCGTTTTCCTTTGGACCCTTGAAGGCTCTTTGcgatgttgttggtgttggacTTCAAAGAGCGATTTCATTTACAGCTGTATGGGATGAAGAGAGCAGGCGGCTGGTTGAGGTCGTTGAAGCGCTACGCCACAATATCTTGGTAGTGGCGTCTCTTTGCTCGTGGTATTCCCAACGCTTCGATGCTTGGGGGAAACTGACGGGTTTCACTGTTGCAAAGTTAGCTGTAGCTTTGCAGAAACTTCAGTACTGCTTGCTGAGGTCGTTACCCCTTAACGTTTGTGACGCTCCCATTTTTGAGGCGTGTTTCCTCCTTGTGAACGACTCAAGGAAGACGCTTTGTGGTATCGGTCAGAAGCTTACAGCCACTGCTGATACTCCATTGAGCTCATCCTGTTCAGTAGATGGTGGGGCTGGCATTGCTTCTTCGGTACTTCTTAGTAAATATCGTAAACAGCAAGAAGTCAGGCCTCCAGTTACGTTGGACGCTGCAACTTTACCGCAGCTACCGTTTTTATTATCCTGTAGAGATGGGGAAGATGTTTCCACACCGATTAAGTCCCGCGATAACGCAACAGTGAATGGTCGCAGCGACGAAAAGTTTGATGGCTATACTAATCCATTTGGCGTGACACCCAGCGGTTGCGGGGCTAAATTTGGCCCCGTTGAAGAAGGTACCACTGTAGAAGCTGCTGCGGAAGGACGGCAAGGGCCgttcaagaagaagcaacGGCGCGAGTTGAGACTTAAATTCATAGGATAA